One stretch of Amycolatopsis sp. NBC_00345 DNA includes these proteins:
- a CDS encoding ABC transporter ATP-binding protein — translation MNDVTTTTSLESPVQLDSVHKTYGSGDSAVAALAGVSVSFPAGSFTAVMGPSGSGKSTLLHCAAGLDKPTSGSVRLVGADLKGKSETQLTVLRRQHVAFVFQSFNLMPALNVEQNVTLPTLLAGREPDRAWVNEVIARVGLSQRVKHRPGELSGGQQQRVAIARALAARPAVVFADEPTGALDTNTALEVLNLMRELVRAGQTIVMVTHDPVAASFADNVLFLVDGQVVTQLASPGVEAVASMLAQLGARAKARRQP, via the coding sequence GTGAACGACGTGACCACCACTACCTCTCTCGAGTCCCCGGTCCAGCTGGACTCGGTGCACAAGACCTACGGCTCCGGCGACAGTGCGGTGGCAGCCCTCGCCGGGGTCTCCGTCAGCTTCCCCGCCGGCTCCTTCACCGCGGTGATGGGCCCGTCGGGGTCCGGCAAGAGCACGCTGCTGCATTGCGCGGCCGGCCTGGACAAGCCGACCTCCGGCAGCGTCCGGCTGGTCGGCGCCGACCTGAAGGGCAAGAGCGAGACCCAGCTGACGGTGCTGCGCCGCCAGCACGTCGCGTTCGTCTTCCAGTCCTTCAACCTGATGCCCGCGCTGAACGTCGAGCAGAACGTCACCCTGCCGACGCTGCTGGCCGGCCGCGAGCCGGACCGGGCGTGGGTGAACGAGGTGATCGCGCGCGTCGGGCTGTCGCAGCGCGTGAAGCACCGCCCCGGTGAGCTTTCCGGCGGCCAGCAGCAGCGCGTCGCGATCGCCCGCGCGCTCGCGGCCCGGCCCGCGGTGGTGTTCGCCGATGAACCGACCGGCGCGCTCGACACGAACACCGCGCTCGAAGTCCTGAACCTGATGCGTGAACTGGTGCGCGCGGGGCAGACCATCGTGATGGTCACGCACGACCCGGTGGCGGCGTCCTTCGCGGACAACGTGCTGTTCCTGGTGGACGGCCAGGTCGTCACCCAGCTGGCTTCCCCGGGCGTGGAGGCCGTCGCCTCGATGCTGGCGCAGCTGGGCGCGCGGGCCAAGGCGCGGAGGCAGCCGTGA
- a CDS encoding TetR/AcrR family transcriptional regulator, with translation MTTEPDPADLRELPPGLAPAWVTTPRPRRGPKPSHSVAQIVAAAVELADADGLAAASLPNIAASLGLTTNALYRYLGSKDELLVLLADAGFGPPPESLGDPGWRATARAWTQATLDRYRARPWLLDVPARGDAVTPNLLSWTEILLAALSAAGLADADALGCARLVADFARGTAERLRAGTEPDSASFPAHADGVRAFLQPLLADRGYPRLAALANRREYPAGTDVDFGLDRVLDGIAALVAGDQAGH, from the coding sequence ATGACGACCGAGCCTGATCCTGCCGACCTCCGGGAACTGCCTCCCGGCCTGGCGCCCGCCTGGGTCACCACGCCGCGACCCCGCCGTGGCCCCAAGCCCTCGCACAGCGTGGCGCAGATCGTCGCCGCCGCCGTCGAACTCGCCGACGCCGACGGGCTGGCGGCCGCGTCGCTGCCCAACATCGCCGCCTCGCTCGGGCTGACCACCAACGCGCTGTACCGCTACCTCGGCTCGAAGGACGAACTGCTGGTCCTCCTGGCGGACGCCGGTTTCGGGCCGCCCCCGGAGTCGCTGGGCGACCCTGGCTGGCGGGCCACCGCACGGGCCTGGACCCAGGCCACGCTGGACCGCTACCGCGCCCGCCCCTGGCTGCTGGACGTCCCGGCCCGCGGTGATGCCGTGACCCCGAACCTGCTGAGCTGGACGGAAATACTGCTGGCGGCGCTGTCCGCCGCCGGTCTGGCCGATGCGGACGCTCTCGGCTGCGCGCGGCTGGTGGCGGACTTCGCCCGCGGCACGGCCGAACGCCTCCGCGCCGGCACCGAACCGGACTCCGCCAGCTTCCCCGCGCACGCCGATGGCGTCCGCGCGTTCCTCCAGCCCCTGCTCGCCGACCGCGGCTACCCCCGCCTGGCCGCCCTCGCGAACCGGCGCGAGTACCCGGCGGGCACGGACGTCGACTTCGGCCTGGACCGCGTGCTGGACGGCATCGCCGCCCTCGTTGCTGGGGATCAAGCCGGGCATTGA
- a CDS encoding PIG-L deacetylase family protein — protein MHRKIRKLLVVGAHGDDETLGAGGTIARLADEGVTVSLCILTNDDGSRSPTGAGIVNRTAAIELAAKTLGIERLCINEFGDNRLDTISHLELNRVVENEVRDFEPDTIFTTSMCDLSTDHSLVSRAARVAGRPGKGSVQEVRTFEIRSATDVGEASGLPVAFRPNCWQRLDETHVERKIEALRAYGKELEPWPHPRSERGVRALAEYRGSQISADLAEAFEIVRIVH, from the coding sequence ATGCACAGGAAGATACGCAAGCTCCTGGTCGTGGGAGCGCACGGCGACGACGAGACACTCGGCGCGGGCGGCACCATCGCCCGGCTCGCCGACGAGGGCGTGACGGTGTCGCTCTGCATCCTGACCAACGACGACGGCTCGCGGTCGCCGACCGGCGCCGGGATCGTCAACCGCACCGCCGCGATCGAGCTGGCCGCGAAGACGCTCGGCATCGAACGCCTGTGCATCAACGAGTTCGGGGACAACCGCCTCGACACCATCAGCCACCTCGAGCTCAACCGGGTCGTGGAGAACGAGGTCCGGGACTTCGAGCCCGACACGATCTTCACCACGAGCATGTGCGACCTGAGCACCGACCACTCGCTGGTCAGCCGCGCCGCGCGGGTGGCGGGCCGTCCGGGCAAGGGCAGCGTGCAGGAGGTGCGGACCTTCGAGATCCGCTCGGCCACCGACGTCGGCGAAGCGTCCGGGCTGCCGGTCGCCTTCCGCCCCAACTGCTGGCAGCGCCTCGACGAGACGCACGTCGAGCGCAAGATCGAAGCGCTGCGCGCGTACGGCAAAGAACTCGAGCCCTGGCCCCACCCGCGTAGCGAACGGGGCGTCCGCGCCCTGGCCGAATACCGCGGTTCGCAGATCTCCGCCGATCTCGCCGAAGCATTCGAGATCGTCCGGATCGTGCACTGA
- a CDS encoding nucleotide sugar dehydrogenase: MTSTVAEYETTAELNKLTSVAVIGMGYVGLPTALGLHAGGVEVIGIDLSQNRLDAIRSCDVDLIESDQRRLEKAVHQEDFQLTSDSSRMAEADAVLVCVPTGLDEYLMPDLGPLESACAALIANARAGQTLILTSTSYVGTSGRLLVKPLAAKGFTVGRDIFVASSPERIDPGNVTHTQAETPRVLGGVTPVCTAMAQRVINVLTPAVHCVSSPEAAEMTKLFENTFRAVNIALANEFAEISDGFAIDPIEVIDAAASKPYGFMAFHPGPGVGGHCIPCDPHYLLWQLRATQSNAPLVTQAMHAIAERPKQIVDRVQNTLSHDGKGMAGARILVVGVTYKPGVQDVRSSSALDILDLLAAKGAKVGYYDPLVPNVRVTGGSLDGIVEPNGGDWDVALIHTIQPGHPYEWLAQCGTVVDATYRFDRALFAN; this comes from the coding sequence ATGACCAGTACTGTCGCTGAATACGAAACCACCGCCGAGCTGAACAAACTCACGTCGGTCGCTGTGATCGGGATGGGGTACGTCGGGCTGCCGACGGCGCTCGGCCTGCACGCCGGCGGCGTCGAGGTGATCGGCATCGACCTTTCGCAGAACCGCCTCGACGCGATCCGCTCGTGCGACGTCGACCTCATCGAGTCGGACCAGCGCCGCCTCGAGAAGGCCGTGCACCAGGAGGACTTCCAGCTCACCAGCGACTCCTCGCGCATGGCGGAGGCCGACGCGGTGCTGGTGTGCGTGCCGACCGGGCTCGACGAGTACCTGATGCCCGACCTCGGCCCGCTGGAGAGCGCGTGCGCGGCCTTGATCGCCAACGCCCGCGCCGGCCAGACGCTCATCCTCACCTCCACCAGCTACGTCGGCACGTCGGGGCGGCTGCTGGTGAAGCCGTTGGCTGCCAAGGGCTTCACGGTCGGGCGCGACATCTTCGTGGCGTCCAGCCCCGAGCGCATCGACCCCGGCAACGTCACGCACACCCAGGCGGAGACGCCGCGGGTGCTGGGCGGGGTCACGCCGGTCTGCACGGCGATGGCGCAGCGCGTGATCAACGTGCTCACGCCCGCCGTGCACTGCGTCAGCTCGCCGGAGGCGGCCGAGATGACCAAGCTGTTCGAGAACACGTTCCGCGCGGTGAACATCGCGCTGGCCAACGAGTTCGCGGAGATCAGCGACGGCTTCGCGATCGACCCCATCGAGGTGATCGACGCCGCGGCGAGCAAGCCCTACGGGTTCATGGCCTTCCATCCCGGCCCCGGCGTCGGCGGCCACTGCATCCCGTGCGACCCGCACTACCTGCTGTGGCAGCTGCGCGCGACGCAGAGCAACGCACCACTCGTGACGCAGGCCATGCACGCCATCGCGGAACGGCCGAAGCAGATCGTGGACCGCGTGCAGAACACGCTTTCCCACGACGGCAAGGGGATGGCGGGCGCGCGGATCCTCGTGGTCGGCGTGACCTACAAGCCCGGTGTGCAGGACGTGCGTTCGTCCTCGGCGCTCGACATCCTCGACCTGCTCGCCGCGAAGGGCGCGAAGGTCGGCTACTACGACCCGCTCGTTCCCAACGTACGAGTGACCGGGGGCTCCCTCGACGGCATCGTCGAGCCGAACGGCGGCGACTGGGATGTCGCCCTGATCCACACGATCCAGCCCGGCCACCCCTACGAGTGGCTCGCCCAATGCGGCACCGTGGTCGACGCCACCTACCGCTTCGACCGCGCGCTGTTCGCGAACTGA
- a CDS encoding NAD-dependent epimerase/dehydratase family protein produces the protein MRYLITGGAGFIGSHLTEHLLARGDEVVALDNLSTGTLDNLAGVSGHAGFRFVRGSVTDPAAVESCMAGIDAVFHLAAAVGVFTILDKTMDSLRTNLHGTENMLDAALRHDVPILVASTSEIYGKNTANGLTEDSDRIIGSPLKNRWSYAEAKALDETFAYLYAKEHGLRTVIVRPFNTVGPRQTGRYGMVIPRFVKQALAGEPITVFGDGQQTRCFCHVHDVVPALVALLADETAHSKVFNLGSTEQTTISQLAERVISATGSSSTIAKVPYEEAYGDGYEDMQRRIPDCTRANQQIGFAPTRTLDDIIAAVVADRRGS, from the coding sequence GTGCGTTACTTGATCACCGGCGGGGCCGGGTTCATCGGCTCCCACCTCACCGAACATCTGCTGGCTCGCGGCGACGAGGTCGTCGCGCTCGACAACCTCAGCACCGGCACCCTCGACAACCTCGCCGGCGTGTCCGGGCACGCGGGTTTCCGCTTCGTCCGCGGCTCCGTAACCGACCCGGCCGCCGTGGAATCGTGCATGGCGGGCATCGACGCGGTGTTCCACCTCGCCGCGGCGGTGGGCGTGTTCACCATCCTCGACAAGACGATGGACAGCCTGCGCACCAACCTGCACGGCACGGAGAACATGCTCGACGCCGCGCTGCGCCACGACGTCCCGATCCTCGTGGCGTCCACGAGCGAGATCTACGGCAAGAACACCGCCAACGGCCTCACCGAGGACTCCGACCGCATCATCGGCTCGCCGCTCAAGAACCGCTGGTCGTATGCGGAGGCCAAGGCGCTCGACGAGACGTTCGCCTACCTCTACGCCAAGGAGCACGGCCTGCGCACGGTGATCGTCCGGCCGTTCAACACGGTCGGCCCCCGCCAGACCGGCCGCTACGGCATGGTCATCCCGCGCTTCGTGAAGCAGGCACTGGCCGGCGAGCCGATCACGGTGTTCGGCGACGGCCAGCAGACGCGCTGCTTCTGCCATGTCCACGACGTCGTGCCCGCGCTGGTGGCGCTGCTGGCGGACGAAACGGCCCACAGCAAGGTCTTCAACCTCGGCAGCACCGAGCAGACGACCATCTCCCAGCTCGCCGAGCGCGTGATCTCCGCGACGGGTTCGTCGAGCACCATCGCGAAGGTGCCGTACGAGGAGGCCTACGGCGACGGCTACGAGGACATGCAGCGCCGCATCCCCGACTGCACCCGGGCGAACCAGCAGATCGGCTTCGCGCCCACCCGCACCCTGGACGACATCATCGCCGCGGTCGTCGCCGACCGCCGCGGTTCCTGA